The following DNA comes from Carassius carassius chromosome 41, fCarCar2.1, whole genome shotgun sequence.
GTCTCGTCTCCTTGGCTTGGCTTTCATTCTCCTTAGACGCTGCTTTCTTGTTTTGCTGTACAAGCTATGGCTGCGTACAGATCTCCCTGAACTTAGAGAGACCGCACACCTGAGTCTCAAGGTTTCCTcattttcttcattattttagAGAGTCTAAATTTGATTAAGTCTAAATTTAGCCTTAGAATTTATTCATAGTTATCTGTGGTATTTATATATGTCTTGAATATATAAACtatactaaaaatatttatttcagcacTAATAGAGCCTTAAGAGATTTATTATTCCCAAGAGACAAATTATCAACTATTTtgttcatttcaatttttttgtatATCTGTTTTTGCCAAATATGGCTAGCACAAATCTCAGAAAAATTAATTGCGTATTGTAAAACATGATTTATGCCTATTATCAGTTTTCATTTCAGTGTTTTATTAAGCACACCATTTAAAGATGCATAAAGGCAGTTTCATAAAAGCAGGAATGTTCTATCTTCTGGAAGAAAATCAGAactctaaataataaaagaaaaaggaaaagaaaatgcaATGCACACATACTCATATAGCTTTATATAGCTTTCATGGTTCAAAATGGCATCTTTATAAAGGCCCAGGCCAGGCTGATACCCTCTCCAGTGTGGAAGAGTTTTGCATGATCACACCCCTATTCTTCCCTTTACATCCATCAGCAGAGAAGCTGGTTATGTGCATTGTCTTCACATCCTTATTTTCTGgtaaaaggtaaaataaaaaaatatattatttaacacGATAAAATCCTACACTTTAGGAATtatatttatgtcatttttttctcAAGCAAGATTATAGTAGGATACTCCAATGAAATATCACAATTCTTGCTATTACCAATCAAATTAgtttgattttagttttaaatattcaaataaggATAAAATAACTGATAAATGTCTAACAATATAAAGtgtcatttaatgcatttaaacctAAAAGTATTCTGATGTTTCAGTCAGAACACACAGCATCACACTTTCTCATCAGACAATATCCTACAAAACTGTCAAAATTATTCAGGTGCGGTTGTTATTAGCATTGAAGAGATATCTGTACATTTACCTCCGAAATGTTTATTGTAGGTGGTCTCCAGTTTGTTGTTTTCCCGGTTATTGATGTGACTGTGAATCACTGTAGGAACTAAAATGTAAAAGTGAAGTTTGTTATTCTTCTCTAATCTGTGTGCCATACatatatattactgttttgtTATCAATAATTGAATAATTATCAAGCATTCCCTTTTTTAATTGTCAAATAACTGACTGCTGAactcttacatttaaattaatagttactaaaaatgaaaatatgcttaaAATGTTTTCTCCTGCAGGTGATCCTCGATGTAGATGAGTTAGTCAGAATAGGTTTGGTGAAacttagcattatatcacttgttaaccaatggatcctctgcagggaatgggtgccatcagaatgacagtccaaacagctgatgaaaacaccACAAACATAACACCCCATGTTGTCCTGTAACACCAAAATCcacttacatattttttttttaactgtttcgGACTGTTTTCGTTCATAACTGGTGCTTGAtgtgtgcatatttttctcctgattcagacaagatgactttttcactagagaaagcaatattagcttgaagcaatggtttgaagttaaaaatgtcttgatggttttgtttattacaaacatacacctttttGCTTcgcaagatgttaattgatggactggagtcgtgtagattacttgtggattattgtgacatTTTTATCATCTATTTATTTTAGACTGTCATTCTGGTGGAATTtattcactgaagaggatccattggtaatgCTAAACTTTTCCAaatgtgttccaaagaagaaccaaactcatctacattttggatggcctgagggtgagtgaactttcaacaaattttcatttttgggtgaactattaaatCTGATCAGGTTTTTTAGtatattcttttgtgtttacATTGTGTCTAGGCTAAAGCTAGGGTTGGTTGTCCTATCAGTTTCAAACAAACTACTTTGACCAGTGCACTGAAACAGAAGTGCAACTGTTTAGTGGAAGCTTACCAATACCCCTCGCCGCTACACCATGCAGCTTATTGCACCCATAGCGAGAGTTGTTCCCCAGAAGCTCAAGTTTCAGTTTGGGTGGGCGGTAGTTGTGTCTCATTTCAGTCTGGGTATAGTAATGGACAGGATGGCTGTGGTTAAAAGGTGTAAAGACTGCATGGTTCTTCATAATTCCTGTGATTTAAACAGAACATAAAAAAGCAATCATAAAATAACATGCAATAATCTTTGGAACCACAAGATTTGATATTAAATAAGATTCAAATGGCTTTGAAATGTATAAACAAATGTCTTTGCAGTAATTCCTTAAATTCACCTTGAGGTAATCCAAGAAAATCAGTCCTGTAGGTCGAGCTATACTGGGCACTGAGAGCCTTTTGGATTTCCTTCTCAGTCAGCAGGTGCTGAAGAGGGGAACTACCACCAAAATGCTTCATTTGATCTGCAGAATGCCTCCATACCATGAATGCCTTTGTGTTAAAAGAAAGAAccatcatttactaacccttaTGTTTTACCAAACCTGTATGGCAGGACACAGGACACAAATATAGTACTACTGGTGTGCTTTTTCTGAAGCTTAACAGTCCCAgtacacacattcatacaaccATTAGCATGAAAAGATGCTTTCAAACTACTCATCAACAAGCCAACAAACACAGCAAAACACAAAATGTGTTACAGTATGTACCTGGCTTGGGTGCGGGTTGTTTCTTCTGTTTCCTGATGCTGTGGCAGACCTTATGCAAGTAGTTTTGGACATAGGCTTCCAGCAGAAATCTTCACTGTATGCAGTTGCTCCTACCGGATCATCCAGTTTGTATGAATTTCTATAGATATTGCCAGATGTTTTTGGTCTTGtatttgaaacaaataaaaagttaagaTGAATGATACCTCTTACATTTTTAtcacttttcttaaaaaaaataataataaattaatacatttcaccTTAGAGTTGGAATAGATGAAATGGGTCTATAGATGAAATCTCTTTTATGTGAGGTCTCATATACGTCCCATCTCTTGTTAACATCTAGATTAAAATGTACAGTGGAAAAGAAACTAAAACCAATACTGAATCATACTCAAGTAACATGTTAAAATCACAATAAACTTGTCTAACCATATATTGCCATGGTTGTCTTGACAGATTATCGCCCTCTGCTACTGTTGTCCAAACGACAATAAAGTTTTTAGGATCTGCGTGTACTGTTCACCAGGAGCTCCGTCGTTTGTACAGATCAGTGCATTCCAAGAAAATCCTctgctgaatttttatttttgacgcACCTGTTGTTGAAACGTTCCTGAAATTCTTTCGAAAAGTTTTCACTTGTTGATCTGCATTGCTAATGCCTATCTGAGGTTATCTGTAAGCTAATGTTGTTATAGGAAACGCACAACAACGGGCGCGCGAGCGAGTATTGCAAACTGACGCTCCGCGGGGGGCTTTTAGCAGATAATGACGCACATGAAGGCACTTCAAACCCAAAGACCCGCTGATAACATCAAGCGGCCAAAAAGGTGGCCCACTGAAATCACCGAAAGTTCCACGCATGCAATGCAATTTTAAGCAAAATAGCCCCACatgcaataaaaacaataaaaagtttaaaaatctaTATGATTATAATAGACCACGAGAACTGTATTTATTTTCTCAAACGTTCCTTAGTTAAAAGTACTAAAAAACAGAATCAGAAAAATTCCTTAGGATTTCTCTAAAACTTACAGGAGTTTAATTCGACTTTATTAGGGCCTAGCGCCGCTCAGTGGAAAACATAACATGGTGCATTTCAAGATTACCTTCTATAAATTGTCAaggtatcacaaaaaaaaaaaaaaacatttggaacaAATGCAAATGTTATATGCAATATAGTACACATAACAAGGAAAAGATAAGCACTGATTAAAACCGGTGAAATAGTTTGGATATATTGCTCGATTTCTTTTTCAAAGGCAACATAACGGGCTTTTGATAAAGTTACGACGACAAATGTGTTATTTGTTAAGAAGCaataaaagattaataataagtaGCTTAAGCCTACtcattattttcaggattcttcactGAATTATAAAGCCCTAAATTTCAGGTGATGTTTATTAAACCCTTGTGTTATactcatttttaaaagaaaaaaaaatcaatgaattaatttaatttatatttaatgaattGGCCACTGTTTGTTGAATAGACCATCCGTGCATGGATAAAATCTAGTATTTGTACGATTTCAAAACAGAAACAAGAATTAACCGGCAAGGCAAACCATATTTTTAGGCGTAGACTTTTAAATAACTCGGTTATAATGTACGTGTAACGTGAATAGCTATGCATTGTGCTTTGCAAAACTCACAACAATTTGTTTTGATATTCTTTAAATGGGTTAAAGTCTTTATTAACGGTGCAGATCCCTTTAAAAACCCCGCGATTAACAGCCTGGTAGTAAGCAGGTATACACTATTCTTTTTATGTCTTCCGTCAGTTACCAA
Coding sequences within:
- the LOC132123212 gene encoding testis-expressed protein 26-like, coding for MAIYDVNKRWDVYETSHKRDFIYRPISSIPTLRPKTSGNIYRNSYKLDDPVGATAYSEDFCWKPMSKTTCIRSATASGNRRNNPHPSQAFMVWRHSADQMKHFGGSSPLQHLLTEKEIQKALSAQYSSTYRTDFLGLPQGIMKNHAVFTPFNHSHPVHYYTQTEMRHNYRPPKLKLELLGNNSRYGCNKLHGVAARGIVPTVIHSHINNRENNKLETTYNKHFGENKDVKTMHITSFSADGCKGKNRGVIMQNSSTLERVSAWPGPL